The Watersipora subatra chromosome 1, tzWatSuba1.1, whole genome shotgun sequence genome has a window encoding:
- the LOC137410486 gene encoding uncharacterized protein: protein MNLVTNLAVTSNYSTGKQKKGRQLIGVNGNWYDVSSFIKHHPGGQIIERFIGKDASSVFHAFHKPSVLQSRKPVSAVQADQDEMSQDFLLLGNFFEKSGYYEIDVQWYLMKISMTFAMLLASFTCVICLQDSQWKYAGAVALAGFWQQSGFLMHDAEHNLITKDRHVDSWLGTIFATVCFGVNGLWWRNEHFVHHALTACVDYETDFFDPQMKEYIWTQNKKLWPFFFTRLQYYCIKIQHWTFIPVCIFIGRIGIMIDSMMDIKRSRELIAFSLHWMWVWLLLSWLPNYQQRLAFYAVAAFLQGILHIQLLISHYSKSFHYLKELGSNVSWYQMQVESNIDIINPWWMDWFHGGLNFHLVHHLYPRMPRYKFRAATPYVKELCMKYGLEYDSCGWLEAIYRTLCHLKLQSQHFSLDPR, encoded by the coding sequence ATGAATCTTGTTACAAATTTAGCTGTTACATCAAATTACTCTACAGGCAAGCAGAAAAAAGGGCGCCAGCTGATCGGAGTCAACGGAAATTGGTATGACGTTTCATCTTTTATTAAACATCATCCTGGTGGACAGATTATAGAGAGGTTTATCGGAAAAGATGCCTCTTCGGTATTTCACGCCTTTCACAAGCCATCAGTGTTACAGAGTAGAAAGCCTGTATCAGCAGTACAAGCAGATCAAGATGAGATGAGTCAAGACTTTCTACTACttggaaatttttttgaaaagtcTGGCTATTATGAAATTGATGTTCAATGGTATCTTATGAAGATCAGCATGACATTCGCCATGCTTTTGGCATCTTTCACATGTGTGATTTGCTTGCAAGACTCTCAATGGAAGTATGCTGGCGCTGTAGCTCTCGCAGGATTTTGGCAGCAGAGTGGATTTTTAATGCATGATGCGGAACACAATCTTATTACAAAGGATCGGCATGTAGATTCCTGGCTAGGCACTATATTTGCTACTGTATGCTTTGGAGTAAATGGACTCTGGTGGAGAAATGAGCATTTTGTTCATCACGCTCTCACAGCATGTGTCGACTACGAAACCGATTTCTTTGATCCGCAAATGAAGGAATATATTTGGACACAGAACAAAAAACTCTGGCCTTTCTTTTTCACTCGACTTCAGTATTATTGCATCAAAATTCAGCATTGGACATTCATACCAGTATGTATATTCATTGGAAGGATAGGAATCATGATCGACTCAATGATGGACATAAAGCGATCTCGAGAGCTCATCGCGTTTAGTCTGCACTGGATGTGGGTTTGGTTACTGCTATCTTGGCTTCCGAATTATCAACAAAGATTGGCATTTTATGCTGTAGCAGCCTTTTTGCAAGGCATTCTCCATATTCAGTTACTAATTAGCCACTACTCAAAAAGTTTCCATTATTTGAAGGAGTTAGGATCTAATGTCTCTTGGTATCAGATGCAAGTAGAAAGTAACATAGATATTATTAATCCATGGTGGATGGATTGGTTCCACGGTGGACTCAATTTTCATCTAGTTCATCATTTGTATCCTCGTATGCCCCGCTATAAATTTCGAGCAGCAACTCCATATGTTAAGGAGCTCTGCATGAAATATGGCCTTGAATATGATAGTTGTGGCTGGCTGGAGGCTATCTACAGAACTCTCTGCCACCTTAAATTGCAGTCTCAACATTTTTCACTAGACCCTAGGTAA